The following proteins come from a genomic window of Buchnera aphidicola (Protaphis terricola):
- the ispG gene encoding flavodoxin-dependent (E)-4-hydroxy-3-methylbut-2-enyl-diphosphate synthase: MNTYKTINRRKSDRIYIGNVPIGDNAPIAVQSMTNTKTTDIKNTISQITQLKKVGVDIIRISVPTEESAKAFKIIKKQVNIPLIADIHFDYRLAIQSIKYGADCLRINPGNIGNKKRINEIINCAKYNNVPIRIGVNAGSLEHDILKKYKFPIPEALVESAIRHVEYFDSLNFNQFKVSIKSSDVFTTVQANQILSKKITQPIHIGITESGNFRNGTVKSSIGLFLLLSSGIGDTLRVSLAACPTKEVKVGYDILKVLGIRSRGINFIACPTCSRQEFDVINVVNQLEKKLEDIETSMNVSIIGCLVNGIGEAKIADIGVTGSYKKSALYKDGVRQKNKLNNSNIVKELEIQIRRKLDESKN; this comes from the coding sequence ATGAATACATATAAAACTATTAATAGAAGAAAATCTGATCGTATTTATATAGGAAATGTGCCTATTGGAGATAATGCTCCTATTGCTGTACAATCTATGACTAATACAAAAACAACAGATATAAAAAATACAATTAGTCAAATTACTCAGCTAAAAAAAGTTGGAGTTGACATCATAAGAATTTCTGTCCCTACAGAAGAATCAGCGAAAGCATTTAAAATAATTAAAAAACAAGTAAATATTCCATTAATAGCAGATATACATTTTGATTATAGATTGGCAATTCAATCTATAAAATATGGAGCAGATTGTTTAAGAATTAATCCTGGAAATATTGGAAATAAAAAAAGAATAAATGAAATTATTAATTGTGCTAAATATAATAATGTTCCAATTAGAATAGGTGTAAATGCTGGTTCATTAGAACATGATATATTAAAAAAATATAAATTTCCTATTCCTGAAGCTTTAGTGGAATCTGCTATAAGACATGTTGAGTATTTTGATAGTTTAAATTTCAATCAATTTAAAGTTAGTATAAAATCATCTGATGTTTTTACTACAGTGCAAGCAAACCAAATATTATCAAAAAAAATCACTCAACCTATACATATTGGAATTACAGAATCTGGAAATTTTCGTAATGGAACTGTTAAATCATCTATTGGGCTTTTTTTATTATTATCATCTGGTATAGGAGATACTTTAAGAGTTTCTTTAGCGGCATGTCCTACTAAAGAAGTCAAGGTAGGTTATGATATCTTAAAAGTTTTAGGAATTCGATCAAGAGGTATTAATTTTATTGCTTGTCCAACATGTTCTAGACAAGAGTTTGATGTTATTAATGTGGTAAATCAATTAGAAAAAAAACTTGAAGATATTGAAACTTCTATGAATGTTTCGATTATTGGTTGTCTTGTTAATGGAATAGGAGAAGCTAAAATAGCTGATATAGGTGTTACTGGAAGTTATAAAAAAAGTGCATTATATAAAGATGGAGTACGTCAAAAAAACAAATTAAATAATTCAAATATAGTAAAAGAGTTAGAAATACAAATTCGTCGAAAATTAGATGAATCAAAAAATTGA